One window of Hymenobacter sp. BRD128 genomic DNA carries:
- a CDS encoding SDR family oxidoreductase, which translates to MKPTSRTSSWLWAAGLGLAALGTTVWRNRRGSYELTGRTVLITGGSRGLGLVLARRAVLEGARVAICARDEQELTCARRDLLGYGGSEKNVLALARDLTDAAEVRSLVAEVERKLGSIDVLVNNAGIIIGGPLENMDARDFEDAMNTHFWAPFHAMQAVLPGMRLRGEGRIINISSLGGKVAIPHLTAYSASKFALVGLSEGFRAELSQHGIYVTTVCPGLLRTGSAQNADVKGNHEKEYAWFSIADALPGFTMSAEDAARRIWNAARRGDGELILSLPAKLLATFHGIAPGTTVDILAWVNRALPATGESAAANERRKGHESETAPTQSFLTKLNRDEAARNNENFPVR; encoded by the coding sequence ATGAAACCCACCTCCCGCACTTCTTCCTGGCTTTGGGCCGCTGGCCTGGGGCTAGCCGCCCTGGGTACCACCGTTTGGCGCAATCGGCGCGGCTCGTATGAGCTCACGGGGCGCACTGTGCTCATCACGGGTGGCTCGCGCGGACTGGGCCTGGTGCTGGCCCGCCGCGCCGTGCTCGAAGGCGCCCGCGTGGCCATTTGCGCCCGCGATGAGCAGGAGCTGACCTGCGCCCGCCGAGACCTGCTCGGCTACGGCGGCAGCGAAAAAAACGTGCTTGCCCTGGCCCGCGACCTCACCGACGCGGCCGAGGTGCGCTCGCTGGTGGCCGAAGTCGAGCGCAAGCTCGGCAGCATCGACGTGCTGGTAAATAATGCTGGCATCATTATCGGCGGCCCGCTCGAAAACATGGACGCCCGCGACTTTGAGGATGCCATGAACACGCACTTCTGGGCGCCGTTTCACGCTATGCAGGCGGTGCTGCCGGGCATGCGGCTGCGCGGCGAAGGGCGCATTATCAATATCTCGTCGCTAGGGGGCAAGGTGGCCATTCCGCACCTCACGGCTTACAGCGCCAGCAAGTTTGCCCTGGTGGGCTTGTCGGAAGGCTTTCGGGCCGAGCTGAGCCAGCACGGCATCTACGTGACGACCGTGTGCCCCGGCCTGCTGCGCACCGGCAGCGCTCAGAATGCCGACGTGAAAGGCAACCACGAAAAAGAATACGCCTGGTTTAGCATCGCCGATGCCCTGCCCGGCTTCACGATGAGCGCCGAAGACGCGGCCCGCCGCATCTGGAACGCCGCCCGGCGCGGCGATGGCGAGCTGATTTTGTCGCTGCCGGCCAAGCTACTCGCTACCTTCCACGGCATCGCGCCCGGCACCACAGTCGATATTCTGGCCTGGGTAAACCGCGCCCTGCCCGCCACCGGCGAAAGCGCCGCTGCCAACGAGCGCCGCAAAGGCCACGAGAGCGAAACGGCCCCTACGCAGTCGTTTCTCACCAAGCTCAACCGCGACGAGGCCGCCCGCAACAACGAAAACTTCCCGGTGCGGTAA
- a CDS encoding curli production assembly/transport component CsgF, giving the protein MKRFFTLALLVSLAAWAQPTRAQKFVYQPINPAFGGNTFNYTWLQASATAQNRIQAPTNATSATTDPLAQFSANLNQQVLSQLTSRLITSQFGQGAIKPGTYNVGAYQVQVSQSTGGVVITVTDTGTGNQTTITIPNGL; this is encoded by the coding sequence ATGAAACGATTTTTTACCCTAGCACTGCTAGTGAGCCTGGCTGCCTGGGCACAGCCCACCCGTGCGCAGAAATTTGTGTACCAGCCTATTAACCCAGCTTTCGGGGGCAACACTTTCAACTACACCTGGCTGCAGGCGTCAGCCACAGCCCAGAACCGCATCCAGGCCCCGACGAACGCTACCTCGGCTACCACGGACCCGCTGGCCCAGTTCTCAGCAAATCTCAACCAGCAGGTTCTGAGCCAGTTGACAAGCAGACTCATCACGTCACAGTTTGGGCAGGGGGCAATAAAGCCCGGCACCTACAACGTGGGAGCCTACCAGGTGCAAGTATCGCAGAGCACTGGCGGGGTCGTTATCACCGTGACCGATACCGGCACTGGTAACCAAACCACGATTACCATTCCTAACGGGTTGTAG
- a CDS encoding dienelactone hydrolase family protein codes for MSIPNALVLPVADGTAMHAYAAQPQSPARAPGIILFQEAFGVNHHIRSVADRLAAAGYVVVAPELFHRTAAPGLEIAYTDFPSAMPHFQGITPEGLAHDAQAAYDWLQAQPNVQKDNIAAIGFCLGGRVAFVANTVLPLAAAVSYYGGGLHTLADRAKDLHAPHLFFWGGLDQHISKENIKTIIDAVDATGKPYINTVISYADHGFNCDERPSYSKDAAAEAWALTLAFFKEKLGA; via the coding sequence ATGAGCATTCCCAACGCGCTCGTGCTGCCCGTGGCCGACGGCACCGCCATGCACGCCTACGCCGCCCAGCCCCAGAGCCCGGCCCGCGCCCCCGGCATCATTCTGTTTCAGGAAGCTTTCGGCGTGAACCACCACATCCGGAGCGTGGCCGACCGCCTGGCTGCTGCCGGCTACGTGGTGGTGGCGCCCGAGCTGTTTCACCGCACCGCCGCGCCGGGCCTCGAAATTGCCTACACCGACTTTCCGAGTGCCATGCCGCACTTTCAGGGCATCACGCCCGAGGGGCTGGCCCACGATGCGCAGGCCGCCTACGACTGGCTGCAAGCCCAGCCCAATGTGCAGAAAGACAACATCGCGGCCATCGGCTTTTGCCTGGGTGGCCGGGTAGCCTTCGTGGCCAATACCGTGCTGCCGCTGGCCGCGGCCGTGTCGTACTACGGCGGCGGGCTGCACACCCTAGCCGACCGGGCCAAGGACCTGCACGCGCCGCACTTGTTTTTCTGGGGCGGGCTCGACCAGCACATCTCGAAGGAGAATATCAAGACGATAATCGACGCCGTAGATGCCACCGGCAAGCCCTACATCAATACCGTTATCTCCTACGCCGACCACGGCTTCAACTGCGACGAGCGCCCGAGCTACAGCAAGGACGCGGCCGCCGAGGCCTGGGCGCTCACGCTGGCTTTTTTCAAAGAGAAGCTGGGCGCGTAG
- a CDS encoding CsgG/HfaB family protein, protein MFASVARPLAAGLLLSLGACTPYLYQHPLAPAPARLGAELRTPAQWGELPTPLRKTVVAVYKFRDQTGQYKPQEAGASFSTAVTQGATTVLIRALEESKWFEPIERENLGNLLNERKIIRSTRQEYAEQTGQKQPNLPSLLFAGVILEGGIISYDANIITGGAGLRYFGAGASGQYRQDRVTVYLRAVSTNTGKVLKTVYTSKTILSQQLGASLFQFVAFQRLLETETGFTYNEPSEMAVKDAIEKSVQALVYEGFDDHLWLPRDSADLHGPAREKYLREKADNLNIDVLGREQLPRRAPFAVGLAGAAVQYQGDYAQPDLTLGAEATLRVGLGESASLFANVGQLRLAAGPSRSYFNNTYVYAEGGLLLRLLPRDRFTPYVLAGAGATVRTFRTDNNRPYPT, encoded by the coding sequence ATGTTTGCTTCCGTTGCGCGCCCGCTGGCGGCCGGGCTGCTGCTGAGCCTAGGCGCCTGCACTCCTTACCTCTACCAGCATCCGCTGGCCCCCGCCCCCGCCCGCCTGGGCGCCGAGCTGCGCACACCCGCGCAATGGGGTGAGCTGCCCACTCCCCTACGCAAAACGGTGGTAGCGGTGTATAAATTTCGCGACCAGACCGGCCAGTACAAACCCCAGGAGGCTGGGGCAAGCTTTTCGACAGCTGTGACGCAAGGCGCTACCACCGTGCTTATTCGGGCGCTGGAAGAGTCAAAATGGTTTGAGCCTATCGAGCGCGAAAACCTGGGCAACCTGCTCAACGAGCGCAAGATTATCCGTAGCACCCGCCAGGAATATGCCGAGCAAACCGGCCAGAAGCAGCCCAACCTACCCTCCCTGCTCTTTGCGGGCGTCATTCTGGAGGGCGGCATCATCTCTTACGATGCCAACATCATCACCGGTGGGGCGGGGTTGCGCTACTTCGGCGCCGGCGCCTCGGGCCAGTACCGGCAAGACCGCGTAACGGTGTACCTGCGCGCCGTGAGCACCAACACGGGCAAAGTTCTCAAGACCGTATATACCTCTAAAACCATCCTCTCGCAGCAGCTAGGCGCTAGCCTGTTTCAGTTCGTCGCTTTTCAGCGCCTGCTCGAAACTGAAACCGGCTTTACTTATAATGAACCCAGCGAGATGGCCGTGAAGGATGCAATTGAAAAATCGGTGCAAGCCTTGGTATATGAAGGGTTTGATGACCACCTGTGGCTGCCCCGCGACTCGGCCGACCTGCACGGCCCGGCCCGCGAAAAATACCTGCGCGAGAAGGCCGACAATCTGAACATCGACGTGCTGGGCCGCGAGCAGCTGCCGCGCCGCGCGCCCTTCGCCGTAGGCTTGGCCGGGGCTGCCGTACAGTACCAGGGTGACTACGCCCAGCCTGACCTGACGCTGGGGGCCGAGGCTACTCTGCGCGTGGGCCTGGGTGAGTCGGCTAGCTTGTTTGCCAATGTGGGGCAATTGCGCCTGGCCGCCGGCCCCAGCCGCAGCTATTTCAACAATACCTATGTCTACGCTGAGGGCGGATTGCTGCTGCGTCTGCTTCCACGCGACCGCTTCACGCCCTACGTGCTGGCTGGGGCGGGTGCCACCGTGCGCACTTTCCGCACCGATAACAACCGCCCCTACCCCACCTGA
- a CDS encoding CsgE family curli-type amyloid fiber assembly protein gives MLVTPSAKPLPPAKLEEALRLMLRADSAGRRPVRLAAEAEGLVLDQAISKIGHDFYDLFYGAFEAPSGSAEFTVLIGERPGRGSSSLLVLTVNDQELIETPLPTRLDQQEELAVQAVEIAANYLAEAQNVSRQLETGRRTPLEVY, from the coding sequence GTGCTGGTGACACCCTCGGCTAAGCCTCTGCCCCCGGCGAAGCTCGAAGAAGCCCTGCGCCTAATGCTGCGTGCTGACTCGGCTGGCCGGCGCCCCGTGCGCCTGGCCGCCGAGGCCGAAGGACTGGTGCTCGACCAGGCTATCTCGAAAATAGGTCACGATTTCTACGACCTGTTCTACGGTGCTTTCGAGGCCCCGTCTGGAAGTGCCGAGTTTACGGTACTTATCGGCGAGCGCCCCGGACGGGGCAGCAGCTCGCTGCTAGTACTCACCGTTAACGACCAGGAGCTAATTGAAACCCCGCTGCCCACCCGGCTCGACCAGCAGGAAGAGCTGGCAGTCCAGGCCGTAGAGATTGCAGCTAACTATTTGGCTGAAGCTCAGAATGTTAGCCGCCAACTGGAAACCGGCCGCCGCACACCGCTCGAAGTCTACTGA
- a CDS encoding LLM class flavin-dependent oxidoreductase, which produces MPASPALRLSVLDQSPVRPGATARQALQETTQLAQLADRLGYSRYWVSEHHNTPTLAGPAPEVLLAHLGAHTRRIRLGSGGVMLPHYSALKVAESFKLLEALHPGRIDLGLGRAPGADRLTAYALNPSNKFEEEAFAEQLIDLQAYLRDDRTPETIHERVQAIPKIDTQPALWLLSSSGQSGLFAARLGMAFSFAQFINPSGGPAAVRTYRQQFRPSPELAAPVANVALFVLCAETEEQAGALAKATYLQLLRFDQGVRGPYPSAAETAAYVFSPQEQARLAYHKGRVVSGTPAQLREHLPRIAAAYEVDELAIVTITADFKDRLRSYELLAEAFGLAPASPAVAAEVLTD; this is translated from the coding sequence ATGCCTGCCTCCCCCGCCCTGCGCCTGAGCGTGCTCGACCAGTCGCCGGTGCGGCCCGGCGCCACCGCCCGCCAGGCCCTGCAAGAAACCACGCAGCTCGCCCAGCTGGCCGACCGCCTCGGCTACTCCCGCTACTGGGTGAGCGAGCACCACAATACCCCTACCCTGGCCGGCCCCGCGCCCGAGGTGCTGCTAGCCCACCTGGGCGCCCACACCCGCCGCATCCGGCTCGGCTCGGGCGGCGTGATGCTGCCCCACTATTCGGCCCTGAAAGTCGCCGAAAGCTTCAAGCTGCTCGAGGCCCTGCACCCCGGCCGCATCGACCTGGGCCTGGGCCGCGCGCCCGGCGCCGACCGCCTCACGGCCTACGCCCTCAACCCGAGCAATAAGTTTGAGGAAGAAGCTTTTGCCGAGCAACTGATTGATTTACAGGCCTACCTGCGCGATGACCGGACGCCCGAAACCATCCACGAGCGGGTACAGGCTATTCCGAAAATCGACACCCAGCCGGCCCTGTGGCTGCTCAGCAGCAGCGGGCAAAGCGGGCTGTTTGCGGCGCGGCTGGGCATGGCATTTTCGTTTGCGCAGTTTATCAACCCCAGCGGCGGGCCGGCGGCGGTGCGCACCTATCGGCAGCAGTTTCGGCCCTCGCCCGAGCTAGCGGCGCCGGTGGCCAACGTGGCCTTGTTTGTGCTCTGCGCCGAAACCGAGGAGCAGGCCGGCGCCCTGGCCAAAGCCACGTACCTCCAGCTCCTGCGCTTCGACCAGGGCGTGCGCGGCCCCTACCCCAGCGCCGCCGAAACCGCCGCCTACGTCTTCAGCCCCCAGGAGCAGGCCCGGCTAGCCTACCACAAAGGCCGCGTGGTGAGCGGCACGCCCGCCCAGCTCCGCGAGCACTTGCCGCGCATCGCCGCCGCCTACGAGGTCGATGAGCTGGCCATCGTCACCATCACCGCCGATTTTAAGGACCGCCTGCGCTCGTATGAGCTGCTGGCCGAAGCCTTTGGGCTAGCCCCCGCTAGCCCGGCCGTGGCCGCTGAAGTGCTCACGGACTAA
- a CDS encoding TolC family protein, which translates to MKSLIIGLALLSLSTASQAQTPVPKVPAPAVAANPPAPVLTLHEALQTALKNSLDLQIAQNTVEVQRLQNTLGFAGGLPSLALAGSNNVVINNTNQEFNTGLTTIRTGARSTQYNFGLAGSYLLYNGGYVVANRKRLDELQQISELQLNSTVQNVLADVSLKYYAVVQQQRYIRTLQASVEVSRQKLRLIEARQAVGLANNADRFQAQLDLNAQLETQGQQALAAQQATADLLRALTLDLNTPVALEDSIPVSRDLRWADLQASLARNPALLAADRQVRVNELLERVARANRYPSLGINAGTNFARNQNAVGTTLFNQSYGPYAGLGLAVPIYSGGVNRRRVDVARVNTKTAALQLAALQQTYQLNARKAWEAYEQTLALVDTAEASYTTARNLLKLVQMRLDAGLSTLVDVKLAQQSYEDAGYRLVNYRYNAKSAEITLRQLAALLAP; encoded by the coding sequence ATGAAATCATTGATTATCGGCCTTGCGCTGCTCAGCCTCAGCACCGCCAGCCAGGCCCAAACGCCCGTGCCGAAAGTGCCGGCGCCCGCCGTAGCAGCCAACCCGCCAGCGCCGGTGCTCACCTTGCACGAGGCCCTGCAAACGGCCCTCAAAAACAGCCTCGACCTACAGATTGCCCAGAATACGGTGGAGGTGCAGCGCCTGCAAAACACGCTGGGCTTTGCGGGCGGCCTGCCTTCGCTGGCCCTGGCGGGCAGCAACAACGTGGTGATTAACAACACCAACCAGGAGTTTAATACCGGCCTGACGACCATTCGCACCGGGGCGCGCTCGACGCAGTACAACTTTGGGCTAGCGGGCTCCTACTTGCTCTATAATGGCGGCTACGTGGTGGCCAACCGCAAGCGGCTCGATGAATTGCAGCAAATCAGCGAGTTGCAGCTCAACTCGACGGTGCAGAATGTGCTGGCCGACGTGAGCCTGAAATACTACGCCGTGGTGCAGCAGCAGCGCTACATCCGCACCTTGCAGGCCTCGGTGGAGGTGTCGCGCCAGAAGCTGCGCCTCATTGAGGCGCGCCAAGCGGTGGGGCTAGCCAACAATGCCGACCGCTTCCAGGCCCAGCTCGACCTCAACGCCCAGCTCGAAACCCAGGGCCAGCAGGCGCTGGCCGCCCAGCAGGCCACGGCCGATTTGCTGCGCGCCCTAACGCTGGATTTGAACACGCCCGTAGCGCTGGAAGACAGCATTCCGGTGAGCCGTGACCTGCGCTGGGCCGACCTCCAGGCCTCGCTCGCGCGTAATCCCGCGCTGCTGGCCGCCGACCGCCAAGTGCGCGTGAATGAGCTGCTGGAGCGCGTGGCCCGCGCCAACCGCTACCCTTCGCTGGGTATCAACGCCGGCACCAACTTCGCCCGCAACCAGAACGCGGTGGGCACTACCCTTTTCAACCAGAGCTACGGCCCCTATGCCGGGCTGGGCCTGGCGGTACCCATCTACTCGGGCGGGGTGAACCGGCGCCGCGTGGACGTAGCCCGTGTGAACACCAAAACGGCCGCCCTGCAGCTCGCCGCCTTGCAGCAAACCTATCAGCTCAACGCCCGCAAAGCCTGGGAGGCCTACGAGCAGACCCTGGCGCTGGTAGACACCGCCGAGGCCAGCTACACCACCGCCCGCAACCTGCTGAAACTGGTGCAGATGCGCCTCGACGCCGGCCTCTCGACCCTGGTCGATGTGAAGCTGGCCCAGCAGAGCTACGAAGATGCCGGCTACCGCTTGGTAAACTACCGCTACAATGCCAAATCGGCCGAGATAACGCTGCGGCAGCTGGCGGCACTGCTGGCGCCATAA
- a CDS encoding TonB-dependent receptor yields the protein MRHLFPALLLTSAALPLAGQAQAPAPGHPHYAPHRRLGTVTGRVVLADGQSADHISVLVRGTTHGTTPDANGRFQLDAPAGWQVLTFTGLGYSAQEATVEVLAGQSVTAATQTLARGDRQLDEVTVTGRKTLNQRPTALGKLPVAPLDLPQATLTVERQVLEQQQVLHLSDALVNTPGVYVMGTTGGAQEEIASRGFAYTSTNTFKNGVRYNNAILPEASSLERLEVLKGSAAILYGNVAAGGVLNLVTKKPLFERGGSVGLRVGSFGLVKPTVDVYGALGASQKAAFRLNGSYERADSYRDQVRSNRFYVNPSLLFTLSAKTTLLLEGDFLRDRRTPDFGIGAIDYVIQDARARFLNTADALNATQQTSATATLNSRLSDTWSVRAIGGFQRYYNELRSAARPTALNNGTMAASGTAGRPGYAPAHAKPGLYGNWGRSLQRTETAENYYLAEVDLTGQFRTGSIGHVLLVGADADQYNTNTLAYRTQAYDSLNILDPSRRLGTPAGRTTGYDALGYATRTLGNTRRAGFYAQDLLSLLPNVKLLAGLRWSYQETPSDVYTYSATNGTATVAENRRYDNAFSPRLGLVYQPLKTTAVFASYANSFSPNTGVDVTGAALAPSIIGQYEVGVKNDLFDGALSANVTLYRIVNSNQAQTVLANAPYYNPNFPAAQELAGEVTSKGLEADVQSRPYLGWSVLAGYSYNNTAYTKSSLYPDGSRLRYNPAHTANLSVFYNFSGAFSEGFLHGLTLGATGYYVGDRLAGRNPRLVDPVTGAAGYNDTFRFIALPNYVLLDANMSYSYQRFTLRAKLANILNELSYNVHDDNSINPIAPRAYSASLSLKL from the coding sequence ATGCGTCACCTTTTCCCTGCTCTGCTGCTCACCAGTGCTGCCCTGCCTTTGGCGGGCCAGGCTCAGGCACCGGCCCCTGGCCACCCGCACTATGCGCCGCATCGCCGCCTGGGCACCGTGACGGGCCGGGTAGTACTGGCTGATGGCCAAAGCGCCGACCATATTTCGGTATTGGTGCGCGGCACTACGCACGGCACCACGCCCGATGCCAATGGCCGCTTTCAACTCGACGCGCCGGCGGGCTGGCAGGTACTCACCTTCACCGGGCTAGGCTACTCGGCGCAGGAAGCAACCGTAGAAGTACTAGCTGGCCAGTCGGTTACGGCGGCTACTCAAACGCTGGCGCGCGGCGACCGCCAGCTCGACGAGGTGACCGTGACGGGCCGCAAAACCCTTAACCAGCGCCCCACCGCCCTAGGCAAGCTGCCCGTAGCCCCGCTCGACTTGCCGCAGGCTACCCTCACCGTGGAGCGCCAGGTGCTGGAGCAGCAGCAGGTGCTGCATCTCAGCGATGCGCTGGTAAACACGCCGGGCGTGTACGTTATGGGCACCACGGGCGGCGCGCAGGAAGAAATTGCCAGCCGGGGCTTTGCCTACACCAGCACTAATACCTTTAAAAACGGGGTGCGCTACAACAACGCCATCTTACCCGAGGCCAGCTCTTTGGAGCGCCTGGAGGTGCTGAAGGGCAGCGCGGCCATCCTCTACGGCAACGTGGCGGCGGGCGGCGTGCTCAACCTCGTCACCAAGAAGCCGCTCTTCGAGCGCGGCGGCTCGGTGGGGCTGCGCGTGGGCAGCTTCGGACTGGTGAAGCCGACGGTGGATGTGTACGGCGCGCTGGGGGCTAGCCAAAAAGCGGCTTTCCGACTGAACGGCTCCTACGAGCGCGCCGATAGCTACCGCGACCAGGTGCGCAGCAACCGCTTCTACGTGAATCCGTCGCTGCTTTTCACCCTCAGCGCCAAGACGACGCTGCTGCTGGAGGGCGACTTTTTGCGCGACCGCCGCACGCCCGATTTTGGTATTGGCGCCATCGACTACGTTATTCAGGACGCGCGCGCGCGGTTTCTGAATACCGCCGACGCCCTTAACGCCACCCAGCAAACCAGCGCCACGGCCACGCTAAACAGCCGCCTCAGCGACACGTGGTCGGTGCGGGCCATTGGGGGCTTTCAGCGGTATTATAATGAGTTGCGGAGCGCCGCCCGGCCCACGGCCCTCAACAACGGCACGATGGCGGCCTCCGGCACCGCTGGCCGGCCCGGCTACGCGCCGGCCCACGCCAAGCCCGGCCTCTACGGCAACTGGGGCCGCAGCCTGCAGCGCACCGAAACGGCCGAAAACTACTACCTGGCCGAGGTAGACCTGACCGGCCAGTTCCGCACCGGGAGCATCGGCCACGTGCTGCTAGTAGGCGCCGACGCCGACCAATACAACACCAACACGCTGGCCTACCGCACCCAGGCCTATGACTCGCTCAACATCCTGGACCCTAGCCGCCGGCTGGGCACGCCCGCCGGCCGCACCACCGGCTACGACGCGCTGGGCTACGCCACGCGCACCTTGGGCAACACCCGCCGCGCTGGCTTCTACGCCCAGGACCTCCTCAGCCTGCTGCCCAACGTGAAGCTGCTGGCCGGCCTACGCTGGAGCTACCAGGAAACCCCTAGCGACGTCTACACCTACTCGGCTACCAACGGCACGGCCACCGTGGCCGAAAACCGGCGCTACGACAACGCGTTTTCACCGCGCCTGGGGCTGGTATATCAGCCGCTGAAAACTACGGCGGTATTTGCGTCTTACGCCAACTCGTTCAGCCCCAATACGGGCGTGGACGTGACGGGTGCGGCCCTGGCGCCGTCCATTATCGGGCAGTACGAAGTGGGGGTGAAGAATGACTTATTCGACGGTGCGCTCTCGGCCAACGTCACGCTCTACCGCATCGTGAACAGCAACCAGGCCCAGACGGTACTCGCCAACGCGCCTTACTACAACCCCAATTTCCCCGCCGCCCAGGAGCTGGCCGGCGAAGTCACGAGCAAAGGCCTCGAAGCAGACGTGCAAAGCCGGCCCTACCTGGGCTGGTCGGTGCTGGCCGGGTACAGCTATAACAACACCGCCTACACCAAGAGCAGCCTCTATCCCGATGGCAGCCGCCTACGCTACAACCCCGCCCATACCGCCAACCTGAGCGTATTTTATAACTTCAGCGGAGCCTTCAGCGAGGGCTTTCTGCACGGCCTCACGCTAGGCGCCACCGGGTACTACGTGGGTGACCGCCTAGCCGGCCGCAACCCGCGCCTAGTAGACCCCGTGACCGGCGCCGCCGGCTACAACGACACCTTCAGGTTCATCGCCCTGCCAAATTACGTGCTCCTCGATGCCAATATGTCTTACAGCTACCAGCGCTTCACCCTGCGCGCCAAGCTCGCTAATATTCTTAACGAACTGAGCTACAACGTACACGATGACAATAGCATCAACCCCATCGCGCCGCGCGCCTACTCGGCTTCGCTGAGTTTAAAGCTGTAG